The following are encoded in a window of Halosolutus halophilus genomic DNA:
- a CDS encoding carboxymuconolactone decarboxylase family protein, translating to MVSERTRQEIEQSLGQVPSWIEILAEPASDHSWGLFRDLQLGETELSEREKGLIGVAVASAISCPYCTYFHKEEARMADVTEDELEEAVNLACATRYFSTLLHGNEVDVDDFVDETSEIVDYIEEQESAPADDD from the coding sequence ATGGTATCAGAGCGAACACGACAGGAGATCGAACAGTCTCTTGGGCAGGTCCCAAGCTGGATAGAGATCCTTGCAGAGCCAGCGAGCGACCACAGTTGGGGGCTCTTTCGAGATCTTCAGCTCGGGGAGACCGAACTGTCCGAACGGGAGAAAGGGCTCATCGGAGTCGCTGTCGCATCCGCCATCAGCTGCCCTTACTGCACCTACTTCCACAAAGAGGAAGCGCGGATGGCGGACGTCACGGAGGACGAACTCGAAGAAGCTGTCAACCTTGCCTGTGCTACCCGGTACTTCTCGACGCTGCTCCACGGGAACGAGGTCGACGTAGACGACTTCGTCGACGAAACGTCCGAGATCGTCGACTACATCGAAGAGCAAGAGAGTGCCCCAGCAGACGACGACTGA
- a CDS encoding ester cyclase, whose amino-acid sequence MGRRSSVDASNSPPSQTAARNERLVRDHFAAVWNDGDLGPFDTDAVSDDYVFHHQSDDDYSVDELRGAWANWHEAFPDLGNEIEDLIATANRVVVRYRFSGTHGAEAMGVQATGIAAETAGIVVFRVEEGQILEAWAIDDTYGLLQQLGAITDG is encoded by the coding sequence ATGGGACGGCGTTCGTCGGTTGACGCTAGTAACTCGCCACCGTCGCAGACGGCCGCTCGGAACGAACGACTCGTCCGGGACCACTTCGCGGCAGTGTGGAACGACGGCGACCTCGGGCCGTTCGACACCGACGCGGTGAGCGACGACTACGTGTTCCACCACCAGTCGGACGACGACTACTCGGTCGACGAACTGCGGGGGGCCTGGGCGAACTGGCACGAGGCGTTTCCGGACCTCGGAAACGAAATCGAGGACCTGATCGCGACCGCGAACAGGGTCGTCGTTCGCTACCGGTTTTCCGGAACTCACGGGGCGGAGGCCATGGGCGTCCAGGCGACGGGGATCGCAGCCGAAACTGCTGGTATCGTCGTCTTCAGGGTCGAAGAGGGGCAGATTCTCGAGGCCTGGGCGATCGACGACACGTACGGACTCTTGCAGCAACTCGGTGCCATCACGGACGGCTGA
- a CDS encoding FAD-binding oxidoreductase, whose translation MASVGKSPGEKALASLPGGAVRSFEADFFGDVVLPADPEYEEVRRIWNGMIDRYPAIVARCDGTADVVAAVNFAREHDLPLAVRGGGHNVAGTAICDGGIVVDLSAMNGVRVDREKQTVRVEGGATLGDVDRETQLFGLATPLGAVSETGVAGLTLNGGYGHLTRQYGLALDNLRSVDVVTADGRVRTASADRNADLFWGIRGGGGALGVVTSFEFDLHEVGPEVYAFFEWFHGDDTAALMERYLEWTADAPREAGVLAFTAHVPDLEEFPEESWGEPAMAMLGSYRGDLADADDVFRPLRDGATPIADLSGPMDYADLQSMLDEDYPDGLRYYWKSIFLTKVSDEVVDLMRRYTESAPSALSTVDLWHLGGAVAEVPRDATAFWHRDKPYMLTFEANWEEPADDEANVAWGRDGIADASDLPVASGSYGNFPGMNEDPAKRRFGDNYERLVDLKTEYDPENLFGGNGSVAPRTAVD comes from the coding sequence ATGGCATCGGTAGGCAAATCACCAGGTGAGAAGGCGCTCGCCTCCCTCCCGGGCGGGGCCGTTCGATCGTTCGAAGCCGACTTCTTCGGCGACGTGGTTCTCCCGGCGGACCCGGAGTACGAAGAGGTTCGACGGATCTGGAACGGCATGATCGATCGGTATCCGGCGATCGTCGCCCGCTGTGACGGCACCGCGGACGTCGTCGCGGCGGTGAACTTCGCCCGCGAACACGACCTGCCGCTCGCGGTCCGCGGCGGCGGCCACAACGTGGCGGGAACGGCCATCTGCGACGGTGGCATCGTCGTCGACCTCTCCGCGATGAACGGCGTGCGCGTCGACCGCGAGAAACAAACGGTCCGCGTCGAGGGCGGCGCGACCCTGGGCGACGTCGATCGCGAGACGCAGTTGTTCGGTCTCGCGACGCCCCTCGGGGCCGTCTCGGAGACCGGCGTCGCCGGACTGACGCTCAACGGCGGCTACGGCCACCTGACCCGGCAGTACGGCCTGGCGCTGGACAACCTGCGGAGCGTCGACGTCGTGACCGCGGACGGCCGGGTCCGGACCGCCAGCGCCGATCGGAACGCGGACCTCTTCTGGGGGATCCGCGGCGGTGGCGGGGCGCTCGGGGTGGTCACCTCCTTCGAGTTCGACCTCCACGAGGTCGGCCCCGAGGTGTACGCCTTCTTCGAGTGGTTCCACGGCGACGACACGGCAGCGCTGATGGAGCGCTACCTCGAGTGGACCGCGGACGCGCCGCGCGAGGCCGGCGTGCTCGCGTTCACCGCACACGTCCCCGACCTGGAGGAGTTCCCCGAGGAGTCGTGGGGCGAACCCGCCATGGCGATGCTCGGATCCTACCGCGGTGACCTCGCGGACGCCGACGACGTGTTTCGCCCGCTCCGGGATGGCGCGACGCCGATCGCCGACCTCAGCGGGCCGATGGACTACGCCGACCTGCAGTCGATGCTCGACGAGGACTACCCCGACGGACTGCGCTACTACTGGAAGTCCATCTTCCTGACCAAGGTCTCCGACGAGGTCGTCGACCTGATGCGTCGGTACACCGAGTCGGCCCCGTCGGCGCTCTCGACGGTCGACCTCTGGCATCTCGGCGGGGCGGTCGCGGAGGTGCCCCGGGATGCGACCGCGTTCTGGCACCGCGACAAGCCGTACATGCTCACCTTCGAGGCGAACTGGGAGGAACCGGCCGACGACGAGGCGAACGTGGCCTGGGGCCGCGACGGGATCGCGGACGCCTCGGACCTGCCGGTCGCGTCGGGGAGCTACGGCAACTTCCCGGGCATGAACGAAGATCCCGCGAAACGGCGCTTCGGCGACAACTACGAGCGACTGGTCGACCTGAAGACCGAGTACGACCCGGAGAACCTGTTCGGCGGGAACGGGAGCGTCGCCCCTCGGACTGCCGTCGACTGA
- a CDS encoding FAD-binding oxidoreductase — translation MAVTTTPVDDGAIRGFGEGLHGDLLQPGDPDYDEARSIWNGMIDRSPALIVRAMGVSDVIGTVNFAREHDQLLAICGGGHNIAGNAVCDDGLMLDLSAMTEVRVDPDARTARVGPGATLADFDHETQAFGLATPLGINSTTGVAGLTLGGGFGWLTRRYGMSVDNLRSVDVVTADGELRHASEDENADLFWGIRGGGGNFGVVTSFEFDLHEVGPEVLAGMVVYHGADAPDVIRHVRDFNEAAPDESTVWMVLRKAPPLPFLPEDVHGEDVLVVVPFYAGDMADGEDVLAPIREYGDPIADTVGPHDYAAFQQAFDPLLEPGARNYWKSHNFSTVSDDAIDTVIEYARDLPSPQSEIFFGQIGGAMGRVPADATAFPHRDAEYGMNVHTRWEDPADDDRCIAWSREFFDAMAPYATGGVYVNFISEREGEENLAYGANHDRLVELKTEYDPENLFRMNQNVEPAA, via the coding sequence ATGGCAGTAACTACTACGCCCGTAGACGACGGTGCAATACGCGGCTTCGGCGAGGGGCTTCACGGCGACCTGCTCCAGCCAGGGGATCCAGACTACGACGAGGCGCGATCGATCTGGAACGGCATGATCGATCGATCGCCGGCACTCATCGTTCGCGCGATGGGGGTGTCGGACGTGATCGGGACGGTGAACTTCGCACGCGAACACGACCAGCTCCTCGCGATTTGCGGCGGCGGCCACAACATCGCCGGAAACGCGGTCTGTGACGACGGTCTGATGCTCGATCTCTCGGCGATGACGGAGGTTCGTGTCGACCCGGACGCACGGACGGCCCGCGTCGGACCGGGAGCGACGCTCGCCGATTTCGATCACGAGACCCAGGCGTTCGGTCTGGCGACCCCGCTCGGAATCAACTCCACGACCGGCGTGGCGGGGCTCACGCTCGGCGGCGGGTTCGGCTGGCTCACTCGCAGGTACGGGATGAGCGTGGACAACCTGCGAAGCGTCGACGTCGTGACTGCGGACGGCGAACTGCGACACGCGAGCGAGGACGAGAACGCGGACCTGTTCTGGGGGATCCGCGGCGGCGGCGGCAACTTCGGCGTCGTCACGTCGTTCGAGTTCGACCTCCACGAGGTCGGACCGGAGGTACTCGCCGGGATGGTCGTCTACCACGGCGCGGACGCGCCGGACGTCATCCGGCACGTGCGGGACTTCAACGAGGCGGCACCGGACGAGTCGACCGTCTGGATGGTCCTGCGCAAGGCACCACCGCTCCCGTTCCTTCCGGAGGACGTCCACGGGGAGGACGTCCTCGTCGTGGTCCCCTTCTACGCCGGTGATATGGCGGACGGCGAGGACGTGCTCGCTCCGATCCGGGAGTACGGCGATCCGATCGCCGATACCGTCGGACCACACGACTACGCGGCGTTCCAGCAAGCGTTCGATCCACTGCTCGAACCGGGTGCACGGAACTACTGGAAGTCACACAACTTCAGTACGGTCTCGGACGACGCCATCGATACCGTGATCGAGTACGCACGAGACCTCCCGTCACCGCAGTCCGAGATCTTCTTCGGGCAGATCGGCGGCGCGATGGGACGGGTCCCGGCGGACGCGACGGCGTTTCCCCACCGCGACGCGGAATACGGGATGAACGTCCACACGCGCTGGGAGGATCCCGCGGACGACGATCGGTGTATCGCCTGGTCCCGGGAGTTCTTCGACGCCATGGCCCCGTACGCGACCGGCGGCGTCTACGTGAACTTCATCAGCGAGCGCGAGGGCGAAGAGAACCTCGCCTACGGAGCGAACCACGATCGGCTGGTCGAACTGAAGACGGAATACGATCCGGAGAACCTGTTCCGGATGAACCAGAACGTCGAGCCGGCGGCGTAA
- a CDS encoding TIGR00341 family protein, which produces MRYLEITVPKGKRPAVLDILEDEGIDYVVSDETSGRGYAAVVRFPVPTQAVEPLLDRLKRVGIGDEASVVVIDAETVISEQFATLRDQYTHGSQAGARTSRQVLRTKADELTPPFAIYAVMLLISAVVATSGLLADSPAVVIGAMVIAPLLGPALAASVGIVTGDDRLKLTGFSYQVVGVMMVILASIGLAALARLAGLEPGGVDIVVATELQERVAPNLFSLAVALGAGIAGILSLTRGFSEAIVGVMIAAALIPPSAAVGITVAWGMYGAAIGAGVLVIVNVLSINLAALATLWIAGYRPQGLFEVSPTRTPTYTYAAIFGIGLLVLTAPLASVTLLDFHTTELQSAAEDEAETVLAEPAYGDREVDEVEVELDGDYPIQSVDRIVITVTGQDPGPEPGLADRLHEEIRPHSDEPLVVEVQYIVAERRGSSDDADRQLVSDLEQ; this is translated from the coding sequence ATGCGCTACCTGGAGATTACGGTCCCGAAGGGGAAGCGACCGGCCGTGCTCGACATCCTCGAGGACGAGGGGATCGACTACGTCGTCAGCGACGAGACCAGCGGCAGGGGATACGCCGCGGTCGTCCGGTTTCCGGTCCCGACGCAGGCCGTCGAACCGCTTCTCGATCGCCTGAAGCGGGTCGGCATCGGCGACGAGGCCAGCGTCGTCGTGATCGACGCCGAGACGGTCATCTCCGAACAGTTCGCGACGCTCCGGGACCAGTACACGCACGGCAGTCAGGCGGGCGCGCGCACCTCCAGACAGGTGCTTCGCACGAAAGCCGACGAACTCACGCCGCCCTTCGCGATCTACGCGGTCATGCTGCTCATCAGTGCCGTCGTCGCGACGTCGGGACTGCTGGCCGACTCGCCCGCGGTCGTGATCGGCGCGATGGTCATCGCGCCGCTTCTCGGCCCCGCGCTCGCCGCTAGCGTCGGGATCGTCACCGGCGACGATCGACTCAAGTTGACCGGCTTTTCCTACCAGGTCGTCGGCGTGATGATGGTCATCCTCGCCTCGATCGGTCTCGCCGCGCTCGCCCGCCTCGCGGGACTCGAACCTGGGGGGGTCGACATCGTCGTCGCCACTGAACTCCAGGAACGGGTCGCACCCAATCTGTTCTCGCTCGCGGTGGCACTCGGTGCCGGGATCGCCGGGATCCTGAGCCTCACGAGAGGGTTTTCGGAGGCCATCGTCGGCGTCATGATCGCCGCGGCGCTGATCCCGCCGTCGGCCGCGGTCGGGATCACGGTCGCCTGGGGCATGTACGGCGCGGCGATCGGCGCGGGCGTACTCGTCATCGTGAACGTCCTGTCGATCAACCTCGCCGCGCTGGCCACGCTGTGGATCGCCGGCTATCGGCCGCAGGGGCTGTTCGAGGTGTCGCCGACCCGGACGCCGACGTACACCTACGCGGCGATCTTCGGGATTGGGCTGCTGGTGCTCACCGCTCCGCTCGCCAGCGTCACCCTGCTGGATTTCCACACGACCGAACTCCAGTCGGCAGCCGAGGACGAGGCCGAGACGGTACTCGCGGAACCGGCGTACGGCGACCGCGAGGTCGACGAGGTCGAGGTCGAACTCGACGGCGACTACCCGATCCAGTCGGTCGATCGGATCGTCATCACGGTGACCGGGCAGGACCCCGGACCGGAGCCGGGGCTCGCCGATCGGCTTCACGAGGAGATCAGGCCCCACAGCGACGAGCCGCTGGTCGTCGAGGTTCAGTACATCGTCGCCGAACGGCGCGGTAGTAGTGATGACGCCGATCGGCAGCTCGTTTCGGATCTCGAACAGTGA
- a CDS encoding ribosome biogenesis/translation initiation ATPase RLI translates to MADDSIAVVDLDRCQPDRCSYECKNYCPPNRTGKECITLRGEEAAQGQPDQVHISEEICLGESCGICVEKCPFDAIEIINLPQELQDDPAHRYGENAFSLYGLPAPQEGQVTGILGPNGIGKTTAVRILAGELEPNLGRHEESPGWDEVLEAYRGTELQDYIADVRDGEVTVARKPQYVDQIPEQFDGNTRQLLERTDERGALDSIVERLSIGPVMEQSIDDLSGGELQRVAIAATLARDTDFYFLDEVTPYLDIGQRVTAARLIRELAEDEDKSMLVVEHDLAILDLLADTLHVAYGEPGAYGVITAPKSVRNGINEYLSGYLENENMRIRPDPIEFEEHAPRTATHGDVLVEYPDLTKSYGDGEFTLDVDGGEIRENEVLGIVGPNGIGKSTFAKLLTGDLEPTAGDADLDLEISYKPQYVTIDQHMRVDAFLSSITDQFGSSYWNTEIAQPLQLERIMEQNLSDLSGGERQRVAIAACLSDSADLYLLDEPSAHLDVEQRVQATSAIRRYAEQQDATVMVIDHDIYTIDLLADRLMVFDGEPAVNGRASAPQPMRDGMNEFLANLEVTFRRDERTSRPRINKPESQLDREQKREGEYYYAP, encoded by the coding sequence ATGGCCGACGACAGCATCGCCGTCGTAGATCTCGATCGGTGCCAGCCCGATCGGTGTAGCTACGAGTGCAAGAACTACTGCCCGCCGAACCGGACGGGCAAGGAGTGTATCACGCTCCGGGGCGAGGAGGCCGCCCAGGGCCAGCCCGACCAGGTCCACATCTCCGAAGAGATCTGTCTCGGCGAGAGCTGTGGCATCTGCGTCGAGAAGTGTCCCTTCGACGCGATCGAGATCATCAACCTCCCCCAGGAACTCCAGGACGATCCCGCCCACCGCTACGGCGAGAACGCGTTCTCGCTGTACGGACTTCCCGCACCACAGGAAGGGCAGGTCACGGGGATTCTGGGTCCGAACGGGATCGGGAAGACGACCGCCGTCCGTATCCTCGCCGGTGAACTCGAACCCAACCTCGGTCGTCACGAGGAGTCGCCGGGGTGGGACGAGGTCCTCGAAGCCTACCGCGGAACCGAACTGCAGGACTACATCGCCGACGTCCGCGACGGCGAGGTTACCGTCGCCCGGAAACCCCAGTACGTCGACCAGATTCCCGAGCAGTTCGACGGCAACACCCGTCAGCTGCTGGAGCGAACCGACGAGCGCGGTGCCCTCGACTCGATCGTCGAACGGCTCTCGATCGGTCCCGTCATGGAGCAGTCGATCGACGACCTCTCCGGCGGCGAACTCCAGCGCGTCGCGATCGCCGCGACGCTGGCCCGCGACACGGACTTCTACTTCCTCGACGAGGTCACGCCCTACCTCGACATCGGCCAGCGCGTGACCGCGGCGCGGCTGATCCGCGAACTCGCAGAGGACGAGGACAAGTCGATGCTCGTCGTCGAGCACGACCTCGCGATTCTCGACCTGCTCGCGGACACGCTCCACGTCGCCTACGGTGAACCCGGCGCGTACGGTGTTATCACGGCACCCAAGTCGGTCCGCAACGGGATCAACGAGTACCTCTCGGGCTACCTCGAGAACGAGAACATGCGGATCCGGCCGGACCCGATCGAATTCGAGGAACACGCGCCCCGGACCGCGACCCACGGCGACGTCCTCGTCGAGTATCCCGACCTCACCAAGAGCTACGGCGACGGCGAGTTCACGCTCGACGTCGACGGCGGCGAGATCCGCGAGAACGAAGTGCTGGGCATCGTCGGCCCCAACGGGATCGGGAAGTCGACGTTCGCGAAGCTGCTGACCGGCGATCTGGAGCCCACCGCGGGCGACGCCGATCTCGACCTCGAGATCTCCTACAAGCCCCAGTACGTCACGATCGATCAGCACATGCGGGTTGACGCCTTCCTCTCCTCGATCACGGACCAGTTCGGCTCCTCCTACTGGAACACCGAGATTGCCCAGCCCCTGCAGCTAGAGCGGATCATGGAACAGAACCTCTCCGATCTCTCCGGCGGGGAGCGCCAGCGGGTCGCGATCGCGGCCTGCCTCTCCGACTCCGCCGACCTCTACCTGCTCGACGAACCCTCCGCACACCTGGACGTCGAACAGCGGGTCCAGGCCACGAGCGCGATCCGGCGCTACGCCGAACAGCAGGATGCGACCGTCATGGTCATCGACCACGACATCTACACGATCGACCTGCTCGCCGATCGCTTGATGGTCTTCGACGGCGAACCTGCGGTCAACGGCCGCGCCAGCGCACCTCAGCCCATGCGCGACGGCATGAACGAATTCCTCGCGAACCTCGAGGTCACGTTCCGCCGCGACGAGCGCACCTCCCGGCCCCGGATCAACAAGCCCGAGTCGCAACTCGATCGAGAGCAGAAGCGCGAGGGCGAGTACTACTACGCGCCCTGA
- a CDS encoding long-chain-fatty-acid--CoA ligase — METPLVVTDFLDQARTYYADETAIVGADGERFTYAEFGERADRFAAALQERGIEKGDRVAVLDPNTHYHLEAAYGAMGIGAIFTPLNYRLTPDDYEYILADAGVDAIYADYEYAEKIEAIRDDVPTETFVTNDADAVDGSWEEFDDVLADAGTDFDRPEMAEDEIITINYTSGTTGDPKGVCRTHRTETIHAYLMSIYHEITDDDIYLWTLPMFHVNGWGHIYAVTGMGATHVCTRGVNADEVVSSIREEDVSFLCAAPAVLNQLIDYYENNDEPSMSGDNRVRVTTAGSAPPEATIRAVEDEFGWYLKHLYGATETGPLITISDAKRLIDDENRFEIKKRQGMGVLGTDVRVVDEDGNDVPQDDQTLGEVVVRGNQVMDRYWNKPEETEEAFSDRLEGYYHMGDLATVDENGMIALRDRKKDIIISGGENISSIELEDTLFDHDAVADAAVIPAPSEEWGETPKAFVVPSNGDPDDPPVAADELTAFTRDRLASYKVVRRIEYVEELPKTATGKTQKYELRQQEWADEDRMIGEG; from the coding sequence ATGGAAACGCCACTCGTAGTGACCGACTTTCTCGACCAGGCACGGACCTACTACGCCGACGAGACCGCGATCGTCGGCGCCGACGGCGAGCGGTTCACCTACGCCGAGTTCGGCGAGCGCGCCGATCGGTTCGCCGCGGCACTCCAGGAGCGGGGGATCGAGAAGGGCGATCGAGTCGCGGTGCTCGATCCGAACACGCACTACCACCTCGAAGCGGCCTACGGCGCGATGGGGATCGGGGCGATCTTCACGCCGCTGAACTACCGGCTCACGCCCGACGACTACGAGTACATTCTCGCGGACGCCGGCGTCGACGCGATCTACGCCGACTACGAGTACGCCGAGAAGATCGAGGCGATCCGCGACGACGTGCCGACGGAGACGTTCGTCACGAACGACGCCGACGCCGTCGACGGCTCGTGGGAGGAGTTCGACGATGTGCTCGCAGACGCCGGGACCGACTTCGATCGGCCCGAGATGGCCGAGGACGAGATCATCACGATCAACTACACGTCAGGGACCACCGGCGATCCGAAGGGCGTCTGCCGCACCCACCGGACGGAGACGATCCACGCCTACCTGATGTCGATCTACCACGAGATCACCGACGACGACATCTACCTGTGGACGCTGCCGATGTTCCACGTAAACGGCTGGGGGCACATCTACGCGGTGACCGGGATGGGTGCGACCCACGTCTGTACGCGCGGTGTCAACGCCGACGAGGTCGTCTCGTCGATCCGCGAGGAAGACGTCTCCTTCCTCTGTGCCGCACCAGCGGTGCTCAACCAGTTGATCGACTACTACGAAAACAACGACGAGCCCTCGATGAGCGGCGATAATCGGGTCCGGGTGACGACTGCGGGAAGCGCGCCGCCGGAGGCGACCATCCGGGCCGTCGAGGACGAGTTCGGCTGGTACCTCAAGCACCTCTACGGGGCGACCGAGACCGGCCCGCTCATCACGATCTCCGACGCCAAGCGCCTCATCGACGACGAGAACCGCTTCGAGATCAAGAAGCGCCAGGGAATGGGCGTGCTCGGCACCGACGTCCGCGTCGTCGACGAGGACGGGAACGACGTTCCACAGGACGACCAGACCCTGGGCGAGGTCGTCGTCCGCGGCAACCAGGTGATGGATCGCTACTGGAACAAACCCGAGGAGACCGAGGAGGCGTTCTCCGATCGCCTCGAAGGTTACTACCACATGGGCGACCTCGCGACCGTCGACGAGAACGGGATGATCGCGCTCCGCGATCGCAAGAAGGACATCATCATCTCCGGCGGGGAGAACATCTCGAGCATCGAACTCGAGGACACCCTGTTCGATCACGACGCGGTCGCGGACGCGGCGGTGATCCCGGCCCCGAGCGAGGAGTGGGGCGAGACGCCCAAGGCGTTCGTCGTGCCGTCGAACGGCGATCCTGACGATCCCCCGGTCGCGGCCGACGAACTGACGGCGTTCACGCGCGATCGACTCGCGAGTTACAAGGTCGTCCGCCGGATCGAGTACGTCGAGGAACTGCCGAAGACGGCGACCGGCAAGACCCAGAAGTACGAACTGCGCCAGCAGGAGTGGGCGGACGAAGATCGGATGATCGGCGAAGGATAA
- a CDS encoding winged helix-turn-helix transcriptional regulator: protein MAETDGEEIEDLPPSAKLVFKVLEYDGPLTQKQIVEESMLSARTVRYALERLEEIGIVDEDIYFADARQSLYRIEEPVAADGNGVEESPKKDACCAE, encoded by the coding sequence ATGGCAGAGACCGACGGGGAGGAAATCGAAGACTTGCCACCGAGCGCGAAACTGGTCTTCAAAGTTCTCGAGTACGACGGTCCGTTGACGCAGAAACAGATCGTCGAGGAATCGATGCTCTCGGCCCGGACAGTGCGATACGCACTCGAACGCCTGGAGGAAATCGGAATCGTCGACGAGGATATCTACTTTGCGGACGCCCGCCAGAGCCTCTACCGGATCGAGGAACCGGTCGCGGCCGACGGCAACGGCGTCGAGGAGTCCCCGAAGAAAGACGCCTGCTGCGCCGAGTAA
- a CDS encoding NAD+ synthase → MTADIVTNDRLRTAAEDRARTGSFITGKAELEAVRRSIRSDIRDIVSDADATGVIVAMSGGIDSTVTTVLAVEALGGDRVLGLGLPCHKADEAGTSEARTIADGLGIEFSEIQLRPLLEAFEETAARDLESPVARVESDRPHERNYAIGNVVARLRMCCAYYAANRRSRLVLGTANRSELLLGYFTKYGDGAADAYPIGDLYKTEVRALAKRLGVPRRIVSKEPTAGFWADQTDAEELGASYEVIDPLLRRLVDEGASIEAAADAGGIDRGTARDVASLSAATAHKRALPPTPGIAGRTSDSGP, encoded by the coding sequence ATGACTGCCGATATCGTTACGAACGATCGTCTGCGCACTGCCGCCGAGGATCGGGCACGAACCGGGTCGTTCATCACGGGCAAGGCGGAACTCGAGGCGGTTCGACGGTCGATCCGATCGGATATCCGTGACATCGTTTCGGACGCGGACGCGACCGGCGTCATCGTCGCGATGAGCGGCGGAATCGACTCGACCGTGACGACCGTACTGGCCGTCGAGGCGCTCGGCGGCGATCGCGTCCTCGGACTCGGACTGCCCTGTCACAAGGCCGACGAGGCCGGTACCAGCGAGGCCCGGACCATCGCGGACGGACTGGGCATCGAGTTCAGCGAGATCCAGTTGCGACCGCTGCTCGAGGCCTTCGAGGAGACGGCCGCGAGGGACCTCGAGTCTCCGGTGGCGAGAGTGGAGAGCGATCGACCGCACGAGCGCAACTACGCGATCGGGAACGTCGTCGCTCGATTGCGGATGTGCTGTGCGTACTACGCGGCGAACCGCCGGTCCCGCCTGGTGCTCGGCACCGCGAACCGATCGGAGTTGCTGCTCGGCTACTTCACCAAGTACGGCGACGGCGCGGCCGACGCCTACCCGATCGGCGATCTGTACAAGACGGAGGTCCGGGCGCTCGCGAAACGGCTCGGCGTGCCGCGACGGATCGTCAGCAAGGAACCGACCGCCGGCTTCTGGGCCGACCAGACCGACGCGGAGGAACTCGGTGCGAGCTACGAGGTCATCGACCCCCTGTTGCGCCGACTCGTCGACGAGGGTGCGTCGATCGAGGCGGCGGCCGACGCGGGCGGGATCGATCGCGGAACCGCTCGCGACGTCGCGTCGCTGTCCGCCGCGACCGCTCACAAGCGGGCGTTGCCACCGACGCCGGGGATCGCCGGTCGCACCAGCGATTCGGGCCCGTAG
- a CDS encoding bacteriorhodopsin — MTLGTLYFIGQGRGVRDPKMQEFYIVTIFITTIAAAMYFAMATGFGVTEVMVGDEALTIYWARYADWLFTTPLLLLDLSLLAGANRNTIATLIGLDVFMIGTGAIATFAATPGTRIAWWGISTGALLALLYVLVGTLSKNARDRSPEAASLFGTLRNLVIVLWLLYPVVWILGTEGTFGILPLYWETAAFMVLDLSAKVGFGVVLLRSRSVLKRAVTPSAAAA, encoded by the coding sequence ATGACCCTCGGAACCCTGTACTTCATCGGTCAGGGGCGCGGCGTTCGCGACCCGAAGATGCAGGAGTTCTACATCGTCACGATCTTCATCACGACGATCGCCGCGGCGATGTATTTCGCGATGGCGACGGGCTTTGGCGTCACCGAGGTGATGGTCGGCGACGAGGCGCTCACGATCTACTGGGCGCGGTACGCCGACTGGCTCTTCACGACACCGCTCCTGTTGCTCGACCTCTCGCTGCTGGCCGGCGCGAACCGAAACACGATCGCGACGCTGATCGGTCTGGACGTCTTCATGATCGGGACCGGCGCGATCGCGACGTTCGCGGCGACCCCCGGCACCCGGATCGCGTGGTGGGGTATCAGCACCGGCGCCCTGCTCGCGTTGCTGTACGTCCTCGTCGGGACCCTCTCGAAGAACGCGCGCGACCGGTCTCCTGAGGCCGCGTCGCTGTTCGGCACCCTTCGCAACCTGGTCATCGTGCTGTGGCTCCTCTACCCAGTGGTCTGGATCCTCGGCACCGAAGGGACGTTCGGCATCCTCCCGCTGTACTGGGAGACGGCCGCGTTCATGGTGCTCGACCTCTCGGCGAAGGTCGGCTTCGGGGTGGTCCTGCTCCGGAGCCGCTCCGTCCTGAAACGGGCCGTCACGCCGTCCGCCGCGGCCGCGTGA